The following coding sequences are from one Rutidosis leptorrhynchoides isolate AG116_Rl617_1_P2 chromosome 11, CSIRO_AGI_Rlap_v1, whole genome shotgun sequence window:
- the LOC139875730 gene encoding uncharacterized mitochondrial protein AtMg00810-like, with the protein MPSCHPCRTPVEPGAKLTSHGPPVKDLTLYRSLAGALQYLTFTRLDILYDIQQICLFMHDPREQHMHALKRIIRYIQGTTDLGLQLYASSPSTLVAYSNADWAGYPSTRCSTSGYCVFLGNNLLSWSSKRQLTSYRSSGKAEYRGVANVIAETC; encoded by the coding sequence atgccCTCTTGCCACCCTTGCAGGACCCCGGTCGAACCGGGTGCCAAGCTTACTAGTCATGGACCTCCTGTAAAGGATCTGACTCTCTATCGGAGCCTTGCAGGTGCACTACAGTATTTGACTTTCACTCGCCTGGACATCTTATATGACATTCAGCAGATATGCCTCTTCATGCACGATCCTCGGGAACAGCATATGCACGCCCTCAAACGAATCATTCGTTATATTCAGGGTACCACCGATCTCGGATTACAGTTGTATGCATCATCTCCTTCGACTTTAGTTGCCTATTCTAATGCTGATTGGGCTGGCTACCCATCCACCAGGTGCTCTACATCGGGTTATTGTGTGTTCCTCGGGAACAACCTCCTCTCATGGTCATCTAAGCGGCAACTCACATCCTATCGCTCCAGTGGTAAAGCAGAGTACCGTGGGGTTG